In one Pseudomonas purpurea genomic region, the following are encoded:
- a CDS encoding FxsA family protein: MRPFLLLFLLFPLLELYAFVKVSAAIGFFPALLLIILSTAFGVFVLRVAGLATALRARESLSRGELPAQTMIEGLMLALAGGLLLLPGFISSVVGLILMLPLSRRLLANKMRQRAEDQAIRQRAFADDFQPRSGPTPGQPLGREPNVIEGEFEHRDSK; the protein is encoded by the coding sequence ATGCGCCCTTTTTTGTTGCTCTTTCTGCTGTTTCCGCTGCTAGAGCTGTATGCATTCGTCAAGGTCAGTGCGGCCATCGGGTTTTTCCCGGCGCTGCTGCTGATCATTCTCAGCACGGCCTTCGGTGTCTTCGTGCTGCGTGTCGCCGGCCTGGCCACCGCATTGCGCGCCCGTGAAAGCCTGAGCCGTGGTGAGTTGCCGGCCCAAACCATGATTGAAGGCCTGATGCTGGCGTTGGCCGGTGGCCTGCTGCTCTTGCCGGGTTTCATCAGCAGCGTGGTCGGTTTGATCCTGATGTTGCCGCTCTCGCGTCGACTGCTGGCCAACAAAATGCGCCAGCGCGCCGAAGACCAGGCGATCCGCCAGCGGGCTTTTGCCGACGACTTTCAACCGCGTAGTGGCCCGACCCCGGGTCAACCGCTGGGGCGCGAGCCCAACGTGATCGAAGGCGAGTTCGAGCATCGCGATTCCAAGTAA
- a CDS encoding SDR family oxidoreductase has translation MQLTDKVIIITGGCQGLGRSMAEYFAGKGAKLALVDLNQEKLDDTVAACKAKGVEARAYLCNVANEEQVTHMVAQVAEDFGAIHGLINNAGILRDGLLLKVKDGEMTKMSLAQWQAVIDVNLTGVFLCTREVAAKMVELKNSGAIINISSISRAGNVGQTNYSAAKAGVAAATVTWAKELARYGIRVAGIAPGFIETEMTLGMKPEALEKMTAGIPLKRMGKPEEIAHSAAYIFENDYYTGRILEMDGGLRI, from the coding sequence ATGCAACTCACTGACAAAGTAATCATTATCACCGGCGGTTGCCAGGGTTTAGGCCGTTCGATGGCCGAGTATTTCGCCGGCAAAGGCGCGAAGCTGGCACTGGTCGACCTGAACCAGGAAAAGCTCGATGACACGGTCGCCGCGTGCAAGGCCAAGGGCGTCGAGGCCCGCGCCTACCTGTGCAACGTGGCCAATGAAGAACAGGTGACCCACATGGTCGCCCAGGTCGCCGAAGATTTCGGGGCGATCCATGGCTTGATCAACAACGCCGGGATTCTGCGCGACGGCTTGCTGCTCAAGGTCAAGGACGGCGAAATGACCAAGATGAGCCTGGCCCAATGGCAGGCCGTGATCGACGTCAACCTGACCGGCGTGTTCCTGTGCACCCGTGAAGTGGCGGCGAAGATGGTCGAGCTGAAAAACAGCGGCGCGATCATCAACATTTCCTCGATCTCCCGCGCGGGCAACGTTGGCCAGACCAACTACTCCGCCGCCAAGGCTGGCGTCGCGGCGGCCACCGTGACCTGGGCCAAGGAACTGGCGCGCTACGGCATTCGCGTGGCGGGGATCGCTCCGGGCTTCATCGAAACCGAAATGACCCTGGGCATGAAACCGGAAGCATTGGAGAAAATGACCGCAGGCATTCCGCTCAAGCGCATGGGCAAGCCGGAAGAGATCGCCCATTCGGCGGCGTACATTTTCGAGAACGACTATTACACCGGCCGGATCCTGGAAATGGATGGCGGGTTGCGCATTTAA
- a CDS encoding co-chaperone GroES, producing the protein MKLRPLHDRVVIRRSEEEKKTAGGIVLPGSAAEKANSGEILAVGTGRVLDNGEVRALAVKVGDKVVFGPYSGSNTVKVDGEDLLVMAENEILAVIEG; encoded by the coding sequence ATGAAGCTTCGTCCTCTGCATGACCGCGTCGTCATCCGTCGCAGCGAAGAAGAAAAGAAAACCGCTGGCGGTATCGTTCTGCCAGGTTCGGCTGCTGAAAAAGCCAACAGCGGCGAGATCCTCGCTGTCGGTACCGGCCGCGTGCTGGACAACGGTGAAGTGCGTGCGCTGGCTGTGAAAGTGGGTGACAAGGTTGTGTTCGGCCCGTACTCCGGCAGCAACACTGTGAAAGTTGACGGCGAAGACCTGCTGGTAATGGCTGAGAACGAGATTCTCGCTGTTATCGAAGGCTGA
- a CDS encoding HugZ family protein — MSVQAAKHARELLLKEYRGVLSTHSKAMPGFPFGSVVPYCLDEQGRPLILISRIAQHTHNLQKDPKCSLLVGEREAEDVQAVGRLTYLAEAARIDDEAAIEAAAERYYRYFPDSQNYHTAHDFDFWVLEPVRHRYIGGFGAIHWVDKVTLANPFAGKAEVNMVEHMNADHAKAIAHYVELAGLPKTAPAQLTGIDSEGMHLRIGQGLYWLPFPQVCNTPTQVREALVLLAHAEHWPKNEAADA, encoded by the coding sequence TTGAGCGTTCAAGCTGCCAAGCATGCCCGAGAATTGCTGCTCAAGGAATACCGTGGCGTGCTGTCGACGCACTCCAAGGCCATGCCGGGTTTTCCGTTCGGTTCGGTGGTTCCTTATTGCCTGGACGAGCAGGGCCGGCCGCTGATCCTCATCAGCCGCATCGCCCAGCACACCCACAACCTGCAGAAAGATCCCAAATGTTCGCTGCTGGTGGGTGAGCGCGAAGCTGAGGATGTGCAAGCCGTCGGTCGCCTGACCTACCTGGCCGAGGCGGCAAGAATCGACGACGAAGCGGCGATTGAAGCCGCCGCCGAACGCTACTATCGCTATTTCCCGGATTCGCAGAACTACCACACGGCTCACGACTTCGACTTCTGGGTGCTGGAGCCGGTGCGTCATCGCTACATCGGCGGCTTCGGTGCGATTCACTGGGTCGACAAGGTCACCCTGGCCAACCCGTTCGCCGGCAAGGCCGAAGTGAACATGGTCGAACACATGAATGCCGATCACGCCAAGGCCATCGCCCATTACGTGGAACTGGCCGGCCTGCCGAAAACCGCCCCGGCGCAGTTGACGGGTATCGACAGCGAAGGCATGCACCTGCGTATTGGTCAAGGGCTCTACTGGCTGCCGTTCCCACAGGTTTGTAATACGCCGACACAAGTGCGCGAGGCCTTGGTTTTACTGGCTCACGCCGAGCATTGGCCGAAAAATGAAGCGGCCGACGCTTGA
- the apbC gene encoding iron-sulfur cluster carrier protein ApbC — MSAVNRAAVEAVLRQYTDPYLNQDPVSAGCLRGIDIQGDRVSVQLEIGYAAGLFKSGWAQMLQMAIEGLDGVTSAKVDITTVIAAHKAQAQIPGLANVKNVVAVASGKGGVGKSTTAANLALALAREGARVGILDADIYGPSQGIMFGIAEGTRPKVKDQKWFVPIESHGVEVMSMAFLTDDNTPMVWRGPMVSGALLQLVTQTAWGDLDYLVIDMPPGTGDIQLTLAQKVPVAGAVIVTTPQDLALLDARKGVEMFRKVNIPVLGVVENMAVHICSNCGHAEHLFGEGGGVKLASQYGVELLASLPLSMVIREQADGGKPTVIAEPDSQIAMVYQELARHVGARIVLQEAATPAMPNITVSDD; from the coding sequence ATGAGCGCCGTCAATCGCGCAGCGGTGGAAGCCGTCCTTCGCCAGTACACCGACCCTTATCTGAACCAGGACCCGGTCAGCGCCGGTTGCCTGCGCGGCATCGACATCCAGGGTGATCGCGTCAGCGTTCAACTGGAAATCGGTTACGCCGCCGGTCTGTTCAAGAGCGGTTGGGCGCAGATGCTGCAAATGGCCATTGAAGGCCTGGACGGTGTGACGTCGGCCAAGGTCGACATCACCACTGTGATTGCCGCGCACAAGGCTCAAGCGCAGATTCCGGGGCTGGCCAACGTCAAGAACGTGGTCGCCGTGGCGTCCGGCAAGGGGGGCGTGGGCAAGTCCACCACGGCTGCCAACCTGGCGTTGGCGTTGGCCCGTGAAGGTGCCAGGGTGGGGATTCTCGACGCGGACATCTACGGTCCGAGCCAGGGCATCATGTTCGGTATTGCCGAAGGCACCCGACCGAAGGTCAAGGATCAGAAGTGGTTCGTGCCGATCGAGTCCCATGGCGTTGAAGTCATGTCGATGGCGTTCCTGACCGATGACAACACTCCGATGGTCTGGCGCGGCCCGATGGTGTCCGGCGCGTTGCTGCAACTGGTCACGCAAACCGCCTGGGGCGATCTGGATTACCTGGTCATCGACATGCCGCCAGGCACCGGTGATATCCAGCTGACGCTGGCGCAGAAAGTTCCGGTGGCCGGGGCTGTGATCGTGACCACGCCGCAGGATCTGGCCCTGCTGGACGCGCGCAAAGGCGTGGAGATGTTCCGCAAGGTCAACATCCCTGTGCTCGGTGTCGTGGAAAACATGGCCGTGCACATCTGCTCCAACTGCGGGCATGCCGAGCATCTGTTCGGTGAGGGCGGCGGGGTGAAGCTGGCCAGCCAGTACGGGGTCGAACTGCTGGCGTCGTTGCCGCTGTCGATGGTCATCCGTGAGCAGGCCGATGGCGGCAAACCAACGGTAATCGCCGAGCCAGACAGCCAGATCGCCATGGTCTACCAGGAACTGGCCCGCCACGTCGGTGCGCGGATCGTGTTGCAGGAAGCGGCGACGCCGGCGATGCCGAACATCACCGTCAGCGACGATTGA